The genomic segment GCAAACTGCCATTTTTGCTTGAGGATGTGTGGAAATCGGACTGTTACATGACCTGTAATAAGTGGAATATTTCAATCTGAGCTCTTAGAACTCCTTTGACTGTTAAAATGATGGATACCTCTCTATCTTGTTCCAAATATTATTTGATGGAAAAGGCATTAAGAAGGTTGTCTCTTATTTTTTAAACACAGAAATCAGGGAGCACCGGCAAGTATTGGCACCAAAGCAAGCAGTCGGTTAAGATTGATAACAGTATACCTGTAGATGAGGTGGACCAAACTATTGCTGTGGATATTGAAGGAGCCAACCTCCAATCAATTTCTGATTCAACCAGCTCCGCGTCTAATTCCCTTCAGGTTAAAAATGCAGCTCAACTTCGACAGAACGAGATAGAAGAATGGGCAGCTATTTGCATCCAAACAGCCTTTAGAGGGTTCCTGGTATTAAACTGATTCACGTTCTAAATTTCATGGATTATGTATACTTCCTGAACTTGCAATAGTTCCATCATTGTTGTTTTCAAACGCTAGGGCTGTCGGTACCGTTCATCTTCAATCATCTCCTTTTCTCACTTTCTTCCTCATGATTTGATTCTGAATGCAAAAGAGGAAGTTTCTTCTCTGCAGGTGTGACAATGATCTAGATATTGCTTGTTATTTGCATGAATGAGGATGCAAACTTATAAGAAGCACAACAAATACTTTCATTGCTTCATACTTCTGCTCATTTTTCAAAAACAATAGTTGtgctttatatttgtataatatgtttaaataaaaaaattgtgtaTGGTGGTGCTTCCTTTCAAGTTTAAAAcgttaaattaaatttaatggtTATGTTTATTCAATATACTTTTTGTTGTGATAGCATGATATAGATGATTATCATATGCATATACATACCTTGTAAGGTTTCTGTAAGAGAACATTAAAGGAAGGGTTCTTGGTCGCTCATTattcatgtatttttttttgaatgctTTTGTTTATCAGGCTAAACGAGCTTTGCGTGCTTTAAAAGGATTGGTGAGACTTCAAGCTCTTGTCAGGGGTCATGCTGTCAGAAAGCAAGCTGCTATTACACTCCGTTGTATGCAAGCTTTAGTAAGAGTTCAGGCTCGTGTTCGTGCAAGGCGTGTCCGAATGGCATTAGAGAGTCAGTCTGCACAACAGAAACTACAACTCCTCGAACACGATGCTCGTGTTAAGGAAATTGAAGTAAGCAACCTATGGAAATGAAAAATTTACGTGAAATGACGATATCACTACATTTGAGTATTGTTATGTCAAATGGGTGTTCCAAAAGTCAAGGGTATATGAACAGGGACAGACCTAGGGCTGAGTTTGTAGTTGGCTAAATTTATATTACTAGTGAAATATTTTATGCTAAATGAATAACTAATGATTTTCAATCTTTGGGTGCTAATTCATGAACTTGATAAGTCGATCATTCAATTTTTACGTATTcgtatgcattttatgcatgaaattGAATGCACAAGGACTAGGAGCTTGAAAGAATGACAGCACAGAATTCTAATCTTCTTTAATTCTGTAATGTTAGATAAATgtacaaaaaaaattcattccAGTACCATGAAGTGCATTGGCTTCTCTTCAACAGTCAAGGACAAAAACTATTTAAGATCGGTGCAAGTTTTCTTTCGTATCACCATGCTAGTCTATGATCAAATCCACTCAGAAATCTGTTCTTATATTGTATAGCTATATGTGAGAGCCCGTGAAACTTTCTCACGACCATTAACCTGGCTTTATATATTTCATTGTCAATCACTATCCATTCATAAATTCGGATTAATCTGGGGCTCACTCCATTTGCTGAGATAAGACATACACATCCTTCTGGTTAATTTATTTTCGTACCTAGGAGAAAGCAATAAGTTGTTGCTGAGATATTGTTACTAGATCCGTTGTCATTCTATTTTGGTTGTAGCCTTACTTGTTTTTGAGTATGGCTGATCATGTTACATGATTAGATGCTATCCAGTGATGTGATCATCTGTAGTAGTGCTATTAAATTCGCTTTTGTTGGGTGTTGTGCACTGCCTTTGATATTATGACAATGGTTAACCCAGGACGGATGGTGTGACGGGGTTGGATCTTTTGAAGAAATTCAGACCAAATTGTTGAAAAGGAAGGAGGCAGCTGCTAAGCGTGAAAGAGCGATGGCATATGCTTTAGCTAATCAGGTTTGTGCTGTAATGTCTGTAGTTGTATCATGATTTAGCCTTTCTTTTAGTTGTCTCAAATCGTATGGCTTTTTGCAGCTGATggtaaataaaatattcaacTGAGAGTCTTTCTTCTTCATGTGTATCAAATGATATTACTGCTTCATGTCTGTCAAATTCTTGTTTATACACATTTCACGGCTACAAGTAAAAGATTGACTATTGATAAGGCTTAATTAATATGGTCCTGTGCTGGTTGCCTCAAAGGGAACCAgttctgggtttacaaatttgGACTTAGATTGAGTTTATAGTAGGCAAGTGGATGCAATCTTATTTTCTTTTCATCTAAATATAATACTTCTCATTACTTGTAAAGTTATGTTGTCGCAGcaataaataatttgaaattggTGTAAAGATTATTGCTTCAAATAACTTCTATTTTTTGTTGAATTGGTGGGATCTGGTATGTTAAAAGCAACTCTTTTGTATGTTGGTTTGATGCGACTTTTAGGATTTGGTGGAAAATTAATGGCTAAATAATTTAAACTGTAAAAGGGGTTGATTTGAATAGTTTGTAAACCAAAATATATGGAGAGATGTTTGTTAGAAAAGTGAACAAGGAACTTAACATGGATCTTAAAGAACTTGAGAATTTTGCTTTCTGATACGGCACAACCAGTTTAGtgcaaataattattttgatttttgaggAAGTGAGCGCATCAATCGTCTATGTTTCTCATATAGAATACCTTCTGCAGTGGCAGGCAAATTCAAGACAGCAGGCGGCATCTTCTGGTTTTGAACCAGATAAAAACAACTGGAGTTGGAATTGGTTGGAAAGATGGATGGCTGTTCGGCCATGGGAGAATCGGTTCTTAAATATTAATATGAAAGATGGAGGGAATACTAGTGATGATGATCCAGCTGGTGCAAAAAATGTGCTCACGACTCGGTTAAATTCCTCTAACAAGAAACTCACAACAGATATGGGAAATGTGAAACCTGGCACTCGTTTAAGCAATAATTCAAATTCCTTGCATGAAAAAAAGGCTTCTCATCCTAATGGCTGTAGTTCTTCACCAAACAATCCAGCAAGCATGGTGCAAAAACCAGTTCTATTTTCTTCCAATAAGTCATGTAAGGCTGTTCTTGAGGATGTAGTTGAGGAAGCTTCCTCAAGATCCAATGTTGGTTTGAGGTCACAAAGCAATCCTAAAGAGCGATCTAGCCTCAACAAAAAACAAGGAA from the Primulina tabacum isolate GXHZ01 chromosome 16, ASM2559414v2, whole genome shotgun sequence genome contains:
- the LOC142529037 gene encoding protein IQ-DOMAIN 5-like isoform X1, which gives rise to MGVSKKWVKALLGLRRSDKSTTSEKDDNKSGSTGKYWHQSKQSVKIDNSIPVDEVDQTIAVDIEGANLQSISDSTSSASNSLQVKNAAQLRQNEIEEWAAICIQTAFRGFLAKRALRALKGLVRLQALVRGHAVRKQAAITLRCMQALVRVQARVRARRVRMALESQSAQQKLQLLEHDARVKEIEDGWCDGVGSFEEIQTKLLKRKEAAAKRERAMAYALANQWQANSRQQAASSGFEPDKNNWSWNWLERWMAVRPWENRFLNINMKDGGNTSDDDPAGAKNVLTTRLNSSNKKLTTDMGNVKPGTRLSNNSNSLHEKKASHPNGCSSSPNNPASMVQKPVLFSSNKSCKAVLEDVVEEASSRSNVGLRSQSNPKERSSLNKKQGKKRLSLPAGVAGNVARPTKQLSKTAVKRSPTAPKPVKGVTKSSAIDVKPSNCSPQDDH
- the LOC142529037 gene encoding protein IQ-DOMAIN 5-like isoform X2, translating into MGVSKKWVKALLGLRRSDKSTTSEKDDNKSGSTGKYWHQSKQSVKIDNSIPVDEVDQTIAVDIEGANLQSISDSTSSASNSLQVKNAAQLRQNEIEEWAAICIQTAFRGFLAKRALRALKGLVRLQALVRGHAVRKQAAITLRCMQALVRVQARVRARRVRMALESQSAQQKLQLLEHDARVKEIEDGWCDGVGSFEEIQTKLLKRKEAAAKRERAMAYALANQWQANSRQQAASSGFEPDKNNWSWNWLERWMAVRPWENRFLNINMKDGGNTSDDDPAGAKNVLTTRLNSSNKKLTTDMGNVKPGTRLSNNSNSLHEKKASHPNGCSSSPNNPASMVQKPVLFSSNKSCKAVLEDVVEEASSRSNVGLRSQSNPKERSSLNKKQGKKRLSLPAGGNVARPTKQLSKTAVKRSPTAPKPVKGVTKSSAIDVKPSNCSPQDDH